The following proteins come from a genomic window of Proteinivorax hydrogeniformans:
- the dcm gene encoding DNA (cytosine-5-)-methyltransferase, translating into MKKQIHIKLPDRLHQELVDFTNNNDKTIQEYVVETLDEKLKEQITMYEFIKKTKDKNSEFTFIDLFAGIGGMRLGFERVGGECVFTSEWDKFCQQTYYENFGDMPEGDITKIDEKTIPDHDILLAGFPCQPFSIAGVSKKNSLGREHGFLDKTQGTLFFDIIRILKEKRPKAFLLENVKNLTTHDKKKTFKIIKEALESLDYKISYQVMNGKHYVPQHRERIYIVGIDKKVFGEEDLFHFPEISDVNRAVQDILEEEVDKKYTLTDRQWDYLIRYKEKHQAKGNGFGYGLAPLDGITRTLSARYYKDGSEILIPQAGKNPRKLTPRECARLQGFPDSFRIVVSNTQAYKQFGNSVVVPLIEDLAKQIKAVIKLSELKEGQSA; encoded by the coding sequence ATGAAAAAGCAAATACATATAAAATTACCAGATAGGTTACATCAAGAACTTGTCGATTTTACGAATAACAATGATAAAACTATCCAAGAATATGTTGTCGAGACTTTGGATGAAAAATTAAAAGAACAAATAACTATGTATGAATTCATTAAAAAGACAAAGGATAAAAACTCTGAGTTTACATTTATAGATCTATTTGCAGGCATAGGTGGAATGAGGCTGGGGTTTGAAAGGGTAGGCGGAGAGTGTGTTTTTACCTCTGAGTGGGACAAGTTTTGTCAGCAAACATACTATGAAAATTTTGGGGACATGCCTGAAGGGGATATAACAAAAATTGATGAAAAAACCATACCTGATCACGACATATTATTAGCTGGATTCCCTTGTCAGCCTTTTTCAATAGCCGGGGTTTCAAAAAAGAATAGCCTAGGAAGGGAGCATGGCTTTCTAGATAAAACTCAAGGAACCTTATTTTTTGATATTATACGAATCCTTAAAGAGAAAAGGCCGAAAGCCTTTTTATTAGAGAACGTAAAGAACCTTACTACCCACGACAAGAAGAAAACCTTTAAAATTATAAAAGAAGCATTGGAAAGTTTAGATTACAAAATAAGCTATCAAGTAATGAATGGTAAGCACTATGTTCCCCAGCATAGAGAGCGAATATACATTGTAGGTATTGATAAGAAAGTCTTTGGGGAAGAGGATTTGTTCCATTTTCCTGAGATAAGTGACGTAAACCGTGCAGTGCAAGACATATTAGAAGAGGAAGTGGACAAAAAATATACTTTAACTGATAGGCAGTGGGACTATTTGATAAGGTATAAAGAGAAACATCAGGCAAAAGGGAATGGTTTTGGATATGGTTTAGCTCCACTTGATGGAATTACAAGGACCTTAAGTGCCAGATACTATAAAGATGGTTCTGAAATTTTAATACCACAAGCAGGTAAAAACCCAAGGAAACTAACTCCTAGAGAATGTGCTCGCTTACAGGGGTTTCCTGATAGTTTTAGGATTGTAGTATCAAACACTCAAGCCTATAAACAATTTGGCAATTCGGTAGTTGTACCACTTATAGAGGATCTGGCAAAACAAATTAAAGCTGTCATAAAGTTATCAGAATTAAAAGAAGGTCAAAGCGCATAG
- a CDS encoding HEAT repeat domain-containing protein translates to MEKDFIIGKPDNYEKLKRMANNKVSWRNRLEAVEELGKWKCRQSVDVLFRRMMSDKVFKVQNAAFLKLQAFGENVKLPKKKKGNLVKNINKKLGTIKRSLPEEHSYEEFKQEFKQKRSVEFDIYEGDKEERFDKWLRNVWLNIPKE, encoded by the coding sequence GTGGAGAAAGATTTTATTATTGGAAAACCTGATAACTACGAAAAGCTTAAGAGAATGGCAAACAATAAAGTGTCTTGGCGGAATCGACTTGAAGCAGTAGAAGAGTTGGGTAAGTGGAAGTGCAGACAGTCAGTTGATGTTTTATTCCGTAGGATGATGAGCGATAAAGTCTTTAAAGTACAAAATGCAGCTTTTTTAAAGCTTCAAGCATTTGGGGAAAATGTCAAACTTCCTAAGAAGAAAAAGGGGAACTTAGTAAAAAATATAAATAAAAAATTAGGTACTATTAAGCGCTCACTGCCAGAAGAGCATTCTTATGAAGAGTTTAAACAAGAATTTAAACAGAAAAGATCAGTAGAATTTGATATTTACGAAGGGGACAAAGAAGAAAGATTTGATAAGTGGCTTCGTAACGTATGGTTAAACATACCTAAAGAATAA
- a CDS encoding N-6 DNA methylase: MDRKQEISKTFDYIYKKFCTRNLREATKNEPMPVALLFMFLKYVSDNKDRLGLEFEEKYEFDFLTLIYDKKISYRDLIEHIAKVERQLGFYNGILKKFAQSSDLSSFGDDIVEVLEEINLLNLKSEGKSRLVYDVVVEYFSAQSTKELRFPDESITNISLSKLIARVSDVNEGMTIYDFSVGYGTTLIEATRGHRCKLYAQDKDLASAAVAIMLMVMSENRDATVYCDDSIFNPLTLIEKDMTFDRVVAVPPFGIKIDSLDSNKAKELENSFIYGSNFKIRGDFIFARHLLVALKEGGIGSIIMPMGTLFRKGEEGKLRKKLLDDNYIDTVVELPEGIIQGTAIKVALVNFKKGRTDEDVFIVDLSKEKTKHYFEPDGRASKKIKDSALQDISKLILQKKEIKGIAKLVDKKEIYNNDTNLCAGVYMPPELEDLTVDNVEHLMEKNNKLYKELYRLDEEFRGVVEK, from the coding sequence ATGGATAGAAAGCAAGAAATATCTAAAACATTTGACTATATTTATAAAAAATTTTGCACGAGGAATTTAAGGGAAGCAACAAAAAATGAACCAATGCCTGTAGCGTTATTGTTTATGTTTTTGAAATACGTATCAGATAACAAGGATAGATTGGGGCTTGAATTTGAGGAAAAGTATGAGTTTGATTTCTTGACTCTAATTTATGACAAAAAAATATCTTATAGGGATTTAATTGAGCATATAGCTAAGGTAGAAAGGCAGTTAGGGTTCTATAATGGCATTTTAAAAAAGTTTGCACAAAGCAGTGATTTGTCAAGCTTCGGAGATGATATAGTTGAAGTGCTGGAGGAAATAAATTTATTAAACCTTAAAAGCGAAGGGAAAAGTAGGTTGGTGTACGATGTGGTTGTAGAATATTTTTCAGCCCAATCTACAAAGGAGCTTAGATTCCCAGATGAATCAATAACAAATATAAGTTTATCCAAACTAATAGCAAGGGTCTCTGATGTTAATGAAGGTATGACGATATATGACTTTTCTGTGGGCTATGGAACTACCTTAATCGAAGCTACTAGAGGGCATAGGTGTAAGCTATATGCTCAAGACAAAGATTTAGCCAGTGCTGCTGTGGCAATTATGTTGATGGTTATGAGTGAAAATAGGGATGCTACGGTTTACTGTGATGACTCAATATTTAATCCGTTGACATTAATAGAAAAAGACATGACATTTGATAGGGTTGTAGCAGTACCGCCCTTTGGGATTAAGATCGACAGTTTAGATAGCAATAAAGCCAAAGAGTTGGAAAACTCCTTTATTTATGGTTCAAATTTTAAAATAAGAGGAGATTTTATATTTGCAAGACATCTATTGGTAGCTTTAAAGGAAGGAGGTATAGGTTCTATTATCATGCCAATGGGGACACTTTTTAGAAAGGGGGAGGAAGGTAAACTAAGAAAAAAGCTTTTAGATGATAACTATATTGATACTGTAGTGGAGTTACCAGAGGGTATAATCCAAGGAACAGCTATAAAGGTAGCCTTGGTAAATTTCAAAAAGGGCAGAACTGATGAAGATGTATTTATAGTTGACTTAAGCAAAGAAAAAACAAAGCACTACTTCGAGCCCGACGGCAGGGCAAGTAAAAAGATCAAAGATAGCGCTTTACAAGACATATCTAAACTAATACTTCAAAAGAAAGAAATAAAAGGAATAGCTAAACTCGTGGACAAAAAAGAAATTTACAATAACGACACAAACCTATGCGCAGGCGTCTACATGCCTCCAGAGTTAGAAGACCTGACCGTTGATAATGTAGAACATTTGATGGAGAAAAATAATAAGTTGTATAAGGAGCTATATAGGTTGGATGAGGAGTTTAGGGGTGTGGTGGAAAAGTAA
- a CDS encoding flagellar protein FlaG, with the protein MKINNSSLNLSTYSRSLQNLFKGKLPKAAPTQVDKVEDVSSHGLKSNHRVSYTYNKDLKRNIAHVIDNSTGEVVRKRISDAEVDRMLRTKRLMELGDER; encoded by the coding sequence ATGAAGATAAATAACAGCAGTCTTAACTTAAGTACATATAGTAGGAGTTTACAAAACTTATTTAAGGGTAAGCTTCCTAAGGCAGCACCAACTCAAGTAGATAAGGTGGAGGATGTAAGCTCTCATGGATTGAAAAGCAATCATAGAGTAAGTTATACCTACAATAAAGATTTAAAAAGAAATATAGCCCACGTCATCGATAATTCCACCGGAGAAGTCGTAAGAAAGAGAATCTCAGATGCCGAAGTTGATAGGATGCTCAGAACCAAGAGGTTAATGGAACTAGGGGATGAACGGTAG
- a CDS encoding type II restriction endonuclease yields the protein MSAILDKAIDACRNNSLAFCKFVSANDVGATGTHQAGIYIPKNSYEILFDRPGVKGENKDKYVKIRWQDDFETDSRFIWYGRGTRSEYRVTRFGKGFPFLQDEYLGDLFVLVKVGHEFYTGFVISGDEEIESFLSAFSMSPSDTNALIKRKSIQTLEEIFLNYLGNLQSDFPTTYELAKAAREIYIKIKQGKKLSSADKTIIQWLDIEYQLFKAIENDRYKDIISKPFESVDELIRCANTMLNRRKSRAGRSLEHHLEALFNCYRISYSAQARTEGNKKPDFIFPSEEAYHNLSFPQEHLTFLGAKTTCKDRWRQILNEADRIENKHLLTLQQGISKNQLMEMEQNKVTLVVPKDYISSFPSEFRTKILTIEVFLKMLMERKR from the coding sequence ATGTCTGCGATACTGGATAAGGCTATAGACGCATGTCGAAATAATTCTTTAGCATTTTGTAAATTTGTATCGGCTAATGATGTAGGGGCAACTGGGACTCACCAGGCGGGGATATATATTCCAAAAAACTCCTATGAGATACTATTTGATAGACCTGGAGTGAAAGGTGAAAATAAGGACAAATATGTAAAAATTAGATGGCAAGATGATTTTGAAACAGACAGTAGGTTCATTTGGTATGGAAGGGGAACTAGAAGTGAGTATAGAGTTACTCGTTTTGGAAAAGGCTTTCCGTTTCTTCAAGATGAATATTTAGGAGACTTATTTGTCCTTGTTAAGGTTGGACACGAATTTTATACAGGGTTTGTGATAAGTGGTGATGAAGAAATAGAAAGCTTTCTTTCTGCGTTTAGCATGTCGCCGTCTGATACAAATGCCTTAATAAAAAGAAAAAGCATACAAACTTTAGAAGAAATCTTCCTGAACTATTTGGGGAATTTGCAATCTGACTTTCCTACTACTTACGAGTTAGCAAAAGCAGCAAGGGAAATTTATATAAAAATTAAACAGGGTAAAAAGCTTTCTTCAGCTGATAAGACAATAATACAATGGCTTGATATTGAATATCAACTTTTTAAAGCCATCGAAAACGACAGATATAAAGATATTATTTCAAAACCCTTTGAATCAGTAGATGAACTAATTAGGTGTGCAAACACAATGCTTAATAGAAGAAAAAGTAGGGCAGGTAGGTCATTAGAACATCACTTAGAGGCGTTGTTTAATTGTTATAGGATTTCATATAGTGCTCAGGCCAGAACAGAAGGTAATAAGAAGCCGGACTTTATATTTCCCAGTGAAGAAGCTTATCATAACTTGAGCTTTCCTCAAGAGCACCTTACCTTTTTAGGGGCTAAAACCACTTGTAAAGATAGATGGAGGCAAATATTAAACGAAGCAGACAGGATAGAAAATAAACACCTACTTACTTTGCAACAAGGAATATCAAAAAATCAATTAATGGAAATGGAACAGAATAAAGTCACCCTTGTTGTACCTAAAGATTATATATCAAGCTTTCCATCAGAGTTTAGAACTAAAATTCTTACTATAGAAGTGTTCTTGAAAATGCTAATGGAAAGGAAACGATAG